The genomic interval ATTCATTGTATTTAGCCGAATAAAACTGTAAATCTAGGGCATTGTTGAATTTATCATTAATATATAGGTCTGGGAAGAATCCAGGAATCTGTGTCGATCCATAATTTTTAATGACAACATAAAGTGAGATATAAGATAACAAACAATGAAACTATAAGTTTTCCAGATGAAGCGATAGTAACACATTTTAAAAATGTACATTCGAATATAATCTTAATTCACGTTAGATCTAAACGCTATCAGTAATTTATGGTAATTAAAAAGAGGGATAATGGTAAAAATCGATCGATAAATTTGTTATATAACAGGTTTTTATTTTTCGGAAATGTATTGACACAGTAGTGATTCTGTTATATATTTTATATAACTTAAATAAATTGTTATACAACAGGAGGGGACGAAGATGGAAACGTATCGTGAAGCATATGAAAGCTATAAAAGAGCATGTGAAAATTACGGAATGGAGTCGATGACTTTTTATCATTTTGTAACACACTTAACGAAAGAACAATTGAATGAATATGATAATCAAGCTAGTTAATGAAAAAGGACGTGATGACTACGGATCTCGCAGTTGAAGCCAAATAGAAACCCTGCCCGTTTATATATAAAAACAGGCAGGGTTTAATTATGTTTGTCGAAGAAAGTTTTTTGTTCATGTTTAAAGGACTTGCGGAATATCTTTGATAAAGAAGGCGTTAACAATATGTAAATACTGTAATTAAGGGGGACAAGCATATGAGAGCTGCTCAAATTATTGAACAAAGAAAACCGTTAAGAATAGGTCATGTACCTGACCCAACTCCAGGTCCGCATGATGTCATTGTGAAAGTCGAAGCAAGCGGAGTGTGCCGTAGTGATTGGCATGCTTGGATGGGAGATTGGGAGTGGATTGGCTTAAGTCCTATTCTTCCGATTATTCCAGGTCATGAATTAGGCGGCATTGTTGAAGCGGTAGGAAAAGAAGTGAAAAACTTTCGTCCAGGAGATCGAGTAACGACTCCTTTCCACGAAGGCTGTTCACATTGTTTAAACTGTTTGAGTGGTCAATCAAATCGCTGTGATTCTTTACAAATTTTTGGATTTAGTTATGATGGAGCGTATGCAGAATATGTGAAAGTACCAAACGGGGATTTTAACTTAGTTGCTCTTCCTGATGAAGTGGACACGCTTACAGCTGCAGCTATTGGTTGTCGCTATATGACTGGCTATCATGGTGTCATGCGCAGCAATATTAAGCCAGGGAATTGGCTTGTTGTTCATGGTGCAGGAGGTGTTGGGCTATCTGCTGTTCAAGTTGCCAATGCGATAGGCGCTCAAGTCATTGCAGTTGATGTAGATGAGGCTAAATTGGACAAGGCTAAGAAAGAAGGTGCCGTTGTTGGTGTGAACGCTCGCCAAGAAAATGTTGTGGAAGCCATTCGAGAAATAACGAAGGGTGGGGCACATGCATCCATCGAAGCGCTTGGAATTCAAGAAACAATTTTAAATTCGGTCACTTCTTTACGCAAAGGAGGCCGACATGTTCAAATCGGTTTAACTACAAAAAATGAAGGGGGCTTAGTTGGTCTTCCGATTGATGCGATTACGGCGATGGAGTTAGAAGTGGTCGGAAGCCTAGGTAACCCTCGCTCGGAGTATAATGGTTTACTAGCATTGATTGCTCAAGGAAAGTTAAATCCAAAGTCACTCGTTTCACGTGAGATTGCCTTAGATGATGTATCTGAGGTGCTTCATGATATGACAAGCTATAAAACATATGGGTTTAATGTAATTACACAATTTAAATAGAAGAGAGATGACTTTGACACAGGCTTCTGGTTTGTGCCTATTTTTTTGAGTTTGAAATATTTTCTAAGCTACCAAACTTGGTAGCTTAGAAAATATTTGATTCAATAAATGTAAGTAATGTACCGCCAATGGCTCCGCAAACAACAATAATCCAAGGAGGGAGCTTCCAAAACATAAGCATACTAAATAAGATGGCAGCTAAGGTAAAGTCAATGGAGGTTAGAATGGAGCTAGTCCAAATAGGATGGTAAAATGCTGAAATTAAAATTCCTACTACTGCAGCATTTATACCCATAAACGCCCCTTTAATTTTAGGATTACGACGTAAAGTATCCCAAAATGGTAACATACCAAGGATTAGAAGGAAGGCGGGTAAGAATATAGCGATAGTTGCGACTAAGCCGCCCTGCCACCCATACATAATAGCACCTAAATAAGCGGCAAATGTAAATAAGGGGCCGGGTACTGCTTGGGTCACACCATAGCCAGCTAAGAAAGCTTCTTCGCTAATCCATCCAGTGGGAACCAATTCTCTTTCTAGTAAAGGGAGAACAACGTGACCGCCGCCAAACACTAAGGAACCAGATCGATAGAAGCTATCAAACATGGCTACCCAGTGAGATGCAGTTATCTCCTTTAAAATAGGCAATAGAATTAATAATCCAAAGAATACTGTTAAACATACGATTCCCACTTTTCTTGTAATGGGGAACTGGATACTTTCTTCGTCACTTTTAGTATGTTGTTTATATAGAAGATAACCAAGAAGGGCAGAAATGCAAATAACAACTACTTGAGTAAGAATGGATTGCCATAAAAGTGTTCCTACTAATGCGAATAATGCAATGGTTTTTCTCTTTAAATCAGGAGTTAAATTTTTTGCCATCCCTAAAATAGCATGTGCAACTACGGCTACTGCCACTATTTTTAATCCGTGTATCCAGCCAGCTTCTCCTGTATCCAGCCCTTGAAGGAGTATAGCAAATAGTATGAGAGCAATTACGGAAGGAAGTGTAAATCCGATAAAAGCTACGATTCCACCTAGAATTCCTGCGCGCATAACTCCTATCCCGATTCCTACTTGGCTACTAGCTGGACCGGGTAAGAATTGAGAGAGTGCTACTAAGTCCGCATAACTTTTTTCATCCATCCATTTTCTTCTTCGAATATATACCTCGTGGAAATATCCTAAATGAGCAACGGGACCGCCAAACGATGTTAATCCAAGTTTAGTCGAAACGAAGAGTATTTCTAGTAATGATTTAAATCTACTGTTCATATCGAGGTTCTCCATTCTTTTAATCTTGCAACGGTAAAATCAAATTTTCATAAAATGTAACATAGTGCATGGTTCGTTTTCAATTTGATTAATAGAAAATTTACATAGTTTTAATATAAAAAAAGCTTGTAGACAGACCCTGATATGGAGGCGTTGTCTACAAGCTTTTATGAAGCTGTGTAAGATATTAATCAAACTGTAACTTATAATCTTCTGCTTTAATCATTTTTAATTTTTTAGAGAATAGGTAGATTAGAACAAGGTTCAATCCAATCGGAATAATGAAGAATGTACTTAGCATGATGGTCATATTTTTAGTAGTCCAGCCACCGTCAGCTAAATTTATATAATTGAGCGGTCCGACTAATCCTGATAACCCGAAGCCAGCACTATAAGGTGTTCCTTGAATATTTAATACACCGGCCAGAGCTCCAAGAACTGCTGCTGTGATTAACATTGGAAAAGCGATTTTTGGCTTCATGAAAAAGTTTCGCATTTGAATTTTAGGAGAACCTAACACATGCGCTAATGCTGTTCCAAGTGAGTTTGCTTTATAGCTAGCAATGGCTAGACCGACACCCGCAGCTACAATACCTAAATTCGCTGCACCGGATCCGATACCAGAAAGCATAATAACCGTTGCAACTCCTACTGTTGAAATAGGTGACAATATAATGATACAGAAAATAACAGAAATAAGTGCTCCCATTAAAACAGGTTGTAATGATGTCAAATTGGCAACAGCAACGCCTAGTAAACCAGTAGAATGTTTGACAAATGGTAGAATGGAATAACCAATCATGCCTGGGATTAAAATACTTAACGTCGGCATTAAAAGAATGGAGTACTCTTTTAATCGATTGCCAAGAAATTGAACAAATAACACCGTTAAAGCAGCTGTAATTCCGGTATTAATTACGATTCCAATTCCATTAAGCGTAAAGGCCCCTTCTGCTGTTTTTTGCACAACACCGCTGCCAACCATCGCTGCAATCCCAATGCTTGCTGTTTGAATGGCTGTTAACTTAAACGTAACCCCTACCATTACCCCAATCATAACTGGCAAGAAGCTCATGACAATCACTGTAATGTCTAAAATAGATTGTAAAGCAGGGAAATGTGGAATTAATAGTTTAAGAATTTCCCCTAATAGGGCATTTGGAATTAACGAAACAACGATTCCGATGCTCATTCCAGTTAACAACTTGCTGAAAAAATCTTTCATGTTACTAATCTCCCATCTATTTGTATCTCTTCGATAGATAATGGAAACAATTGTAGGGAATATTCTGATAATAGTCAATGGGATTTTTAGTGCGTTAACTCCTTGATAATCTCTCTGCTTTTTTTATTGAATTATAAATGATATTATATACATTGGTTTTACATACATAATTTAAGGAGATGAACAGAATGGCTAAAAAGGGATACATTGTAATGGAAAATGGAGAAAAGATTGAGCTTGAATTTTATCCTAATGAAGCTCCTAACACAGTAGCTAACTTTGAAAAACTAGCTAATGAAGGCTTTTATGATGGAGTAGTTTTCCATAGAGTAATTCCAGGGTTTGTAAGCCAAGGTGGAGACCCTACAGGTACAGGAATGGGTGGAAGTGGTACTACTATTAAATGTGAGACTGAGGGAAATCCTCATAAACATGAAGCAGGCAGCTTATCTATGGCTCATGCTGGTAGAGATACAGGCTCTAGTCAGTTTTTCATTGTTCATGAGCCGCAACCTCACCTAAATGGAGTCCACACTGTCTTTGGTAAAGTGACATCAGGTCTTGAAACTGCAAGAGCTATGAAAAATGGTGACACAATGAAAGAAGTAAGAGTATTTGATGCGGAGTAATTAAATCATGTAAATGAGAGTAGGGCTGTTAATTAGCTCTGCTCTTTTTTGTTTCTTAATTTATTTATAGCCTATTACGGTTTTTGAATGCCCCTAAGGATATCCCTGAGAAATCAGGGGAGAGGATAAAGATGGGATTATATATAATGTTTTATCAGGATCTAAATCAAATAAATAAAAGGATATAACATATTTTATATAACAAATATGCCATGTCCTTTTTCCAATTTATTTTATTCCGAATTTTGTACGCTAGGAGAACTTCAACCTAAAGATCCTTAACAGTTAGAAAAATTGACTGGTATCCATCCTAGTGGAACTTCTTCCCTTCACCTGCTTTAACGTCGCTACTATGAGAAAGCTAACAATCACCAATAAGAGCCATGAACTTACCTTTCCTAGATGAACGAGACTCCATGCTTCGGTTTGGTTTGGATATTTCCACGCTCCAAAGAACGTTGCGATATTTTCAGCTATCCATATAAAGAACCCGATGAGTACAAAAGAAAGTGCGAGTGGCATACGATAACGAGTTCCATCAACCTCGTATGTAACCCATGATTGCCAAAAGACGAGCATTACAAGTCCAGATAACCACCAACGAACGTCAATCCAATAATGGTGGGTGAAAAAATTCAAATAAATCGCAGCTGCAAGAGGTACAACTACCAAAAATGGTGGCCACCTAACCAGTTCAACCTTCAACCGCCTCCATGCCTGGCAAAGATAACTCGCTACACTTGCGTACATGAATCCACTATACAAAGGCACTCCAAAAATTTTGAAATATCCTTCCTCTGGATAAGACCAGGAGCCCATATGTACCTT from Peribacillus asahii carries:
- a CDS encoding zinc-dependent alcohol dehydrogenase family protein; translated protein: MRAAQIIEQRKPLRIGHVPDPTPGPHDVIVKVEASGVCRSDWHAWMGDWEWIGLSPILPIIPGHELGGIVEAVGKEVKNFRPGDRVTTPFHEGCSHCLNCLSGQSNRCDSLQIFGFSYDGAYAEYVKVPNGDFNLVALPDEVDTLTAAAIGCRYMTGYHGVMRSNIKPGNWLVVHGAGGVGLSAVQVANAIGAQVIAVDVDEAKLDKAKKEGAVVGVNARQENVVEAIREITKGGAHASIEALGIQETILNSVTSLRKGGRHVQIGLTTKNEGGLVGLPIDAITAMELEVVGSLGNPRSEYNGLLALIAQGKLNPKSLVSREIALDDVSEVLHDMTSYKTYGFNVITQFK
- a CDS encoding chromate transporter; translation: MNSRFKSLLEILFVSTKLGLTSFGGPVAHLGYFHEVYIRRRKWMDEKSYADLVALSQFLPGPASSQVGIGIGVMRAGILGGIVAFIGFTLPSVIALILFAILLQGLDTGEAGWIHGLKIVAVAVVAHAILGMAKNLTPDLKRKTIALFALVGTLLWQSILTQVVVICISALLGYLLYKQHTKSDEESIQFPITRKVGIVCLTVFFGLLILLPILKEITASHWVAMFDSFYRSGSLVFGGGHVVLPLLERELVPTGWISEEAFLAGYGVTQAVPGPLFTFAAYLGAIMYGWQGGLVATIAIFLPAFLLILGMLPFWDTLRRNPKIKGAFMGINAAVVGILISAFYHPIWTSSILTSIDFTLAAILFSMLMFWKLPPWIIVVCGAIGGTLLTFIESNIF
- a CDS encoding PTS transporter subunit IIC, encoding MKDFFSKLLTGMSIGIVVSLIPNALLGEILKLLIPHFPALQSILDITVIVMSFLPVMIGVMVGVTFKLTAIQTASIGIAAMVGSGVVQKTAEGAFTLNGIGIVINTGITAALTVLFVQFLGNRLKEYSILLMPTLSILIPGMIGYSILPFVKHSTGLLGVAVANLTSLQPVLMGALISVIFCIIILSPISTVGVATVIMLSGIGSGAANLGIVAAGVGLAIASYKANSLGTALAHVLGSPKIQMRNFFMKPKIAFPMLITAAVLGALAGVLNIQGTPYSAGFGLSGLVGPLNYINLADGGWTTKNMTIMLSTFFIIPIGLNLVLIYLFSKKLKMIKAEDYKLQFD
- a CDS encoding peptidylprolyl isomerase — translated: MAKKGYIVMENGEKIELEFYPNEAPNTVANFEKLANEGFYDGVVFHRVIPGFVSQGGDPTGTGMGGSGTTIKCETEGNPHKHEAGSLSMAHAGRDTGSSQFFIVHEPQPHLNGVHTVFGKVTSGLETARAMKNGDTMKEVRVFDAE
- a CDS encoding DUF817 domain-containing protein, producing the protein MRTLKQLVRFGWEQALSCLFPVIIFAALAFTQIMPLPFLPRYDWLLIICLLMQWYMVRSGLETRDELKVITLFHLIGLTLELFKVHMGSWSYPEEGYFKIFGVPLYSGFMYASVASYLCQAWRRLKVELVRWPPFLVVVPLAAAIYLNFFTHHYWIDVRWWLSGLVMLVFWQSWVTYEVDGTRYRMPLALSFVLIGFFIWIAENIATFFGAWKYPNQTEAWSLVHLGKVSSWLLLVIVSFLIVATLKQVKGRSSTRMDTSQFF